The Maniola hyperantus chromosome 27, iAphHyp1.2, whole genome shotgun sequence genome has a window encoding:
- the LOC117994597 gene encoding histone H1.0-A-like, translating into MSSAESDVETHMDSPKKPSKIPKIPSKVVMELQYTKKLSTKDMINKALSESKSRKGQSLYAIKKYMQVNFGVDVEKINYLIKKNIKESVESGTIIQTKGIGASGSFRLAPGSKQPKKPLKRPKKPEEATKNEKKSEKPNKSSSKNIEDSKPMKKVAKTVKEESKTKSSTIKDNQKPSKTKPSTIKGNQKPSKTKPSTIEDNQKPGTSYTNTPKKKSTLMKRKSIGSIIKKPKMKPAKA; encoded by the coding sequence ATGTCCTCCGCAGAGTCAGATGTTGAAACACATATGGATTCACCGAAAAAACCGTCAAAAATCCCGAAAATTCCTTCAAAAGTCGTGATGGAACTTCAGTACACTAAGAAGTTAAGCACTAAAGATATGATCAACAAAGCCTTATCGGAATCGAAAAGCCGTAAAGGCCAATCTTTATACGCTATTAAGAAATACATGCAAGTTAATTTCGGCGTTGACGTCGAAAAAATCAACTATTTAatcaagaaaaatattaaagaaagCGTCGAATCAGGGACGATAATACAAACTAAAGGAATCGGAGCGTCCGGATCATTTAGATTGGCTCCAGGAAGTAAACAACCGAAAAAACCATTGAAAAGACCGAAAAAACCCGAAGAAGCGACCAAAAATGAAAAGAAATCAGAAAAACCCAATAAATCAAGCTCGAAAAATATAGAAGATAGTAAACCTATGAAGAAAGTTGCAAAAACTGTGAAAGAAGAATCGAAAACGAAATCCTCAACCATCAAGGATAACCAAAAACCCTCGAAAACAAAACCTTCAACCATCAAGGGCAATCAAAAACCCTCGAAAACAAAACCTTCAACCATCGAGGACAACCAAAAACCCGGTACCTCGTACACGAATACACCGAAAAAAAAGTCGACTCTGATGAAGAGAAAAAGCATTGGTTCTATAATAAAAAAGCCAAAAATGAAGCCAGCAAAAGCCTGA